The DNA segment TCGTGCAAAGACTGAATATTTTTTCTGTTTTATGCGGATAATTTTAGTAAGGGGAGGTGCTTCCAAAGGCCAGAGTTCGTCTCTGACACAACGGGATCTTTGCTTCTCTGTTCTTTCCAATAAGGTTCCTCTCAAGAATAATGGATTCTCTTGAGCCTTGTGTAGACTTTACGTCTTGAGGCAACCAGCCCGACGGTTAGTTGGTAATCATTTTTAGGGCGTTCATCATCTACTTGGTAGCAACGGAACTGGGGTTTTTTGTTCAGGTTTTTAGACGAAAGCTGAATGAAAGTGGTGTCGTTGGTCATGCTTCAAGGGCATTCAGTCTGAGGCATTATCAGTCAGACATTATAGAAAAAAGGGCTTCTTGGTGGATGCACATAGCTTGTTATGGGGTCAATTTCTTAGAGCGAATTCAGGTACTAGGAAGGGGAGTAACATGAATTCTACGATCGATGAGATTACCCTCCTTCACCAGGCACAGGCCAGGGCCCCGAGTCATCATATGGTCATGAGAGGGATCGGAGAAGAAATCGACTTGGAGATTGGGCCTGGGGACGATGACCCTTCCTTTTCCAGCACCACCCTTGTTGGGGTGACCACACATGAACCTGTTGCTCCGGAGGAGCAAGAAGACCACAAGCAGCTTCTTTTGTCCTCTCAGGCTCCCGGTGAAGGTCAGCCACTGCTAGTGAAGGCACCGCAAGGAAAGCGAAAGAAGAAGGTAGTAAAGAAGTGGAGGGAGGAATGGGCAGATACCTACAAGTGGGCTTATGTAGATGTGCATGAGGGCACACCAAGGGTTTTCTGCTCGATTTGTAGAGAGTATGGTAGGAAGCATAGGAGGAACCCATATGGAAATGAGGGTAGTAGAAATATGCAGATGAGTGCATTGGAAGAACATAACAACAGCTTGCTACACAAGGAAGCTCTTCGCCTACAGATGGCATCCAAGGACAAGGGTGTACCTGTTATCGAAAGACCTGTTTATGTTAAAGGTTAGAATGTCTTTTTCCACATTTTCACTTTTTTGGTCATCTTTGATTCTTAAGATTATGGATTTATTCCAATTTCTTATATTGATAGGAAAATAAACCATACTTTTCTAAGTTTCTAACATGTCATAAAACCTTTCTTACCATCATTATCATCTTGCTACATAAAAGATTATTGTACTAACTGCACTTTGAGCTACTTACAACTCTTGTGCATCACACTTTGACAAACAGTATTAAGTTGAATATTCATGTCAGCAAATCTTCGTAGATGATGCAAAACTGGATTTCATGGATGTCAGATGCTAGAACTCTGTGTTAGCCAACGATGATAAAAGTGCATCTACTGTAACTCACAAACTTCTAATAGTAAGGACATTTCAGTTTATTCtgatattttttttcattgtAGTGGGAAAATATTCTCAATGGTAGCAAAACATCCATGTAGCTACCCCAAATACTCGAGActttacggctttgttgttgttgttgtagtgagaacatatattttattattcagtAGCTAAAATGATAACCTTCTTATAATTAACTCTAGAGCTTATGTCATTTTCTGATGAATTCATCAAAGTTAGGTTTAAGAGTTTTCTCTTTAATTTGATTGTCTGGGTTCTTTATCCTTTGCCATACTAAATGTGAGTTTGTTGTTTGCAAACGTGACCTGGAAAAATAGCATTAATGTCGAAATCTGCTAGTTCGATTCTTGAGTCGGTTTTGAGAAGGGATCCTCACGAAGTCGAGTTTATACAGTGTGTACAAGAGGTTGTTCATTCTTTGGAACCTGTGTTGGTGAAAAACACTCAGTAAGTGTCTTCTTCAAAATTTCATGATTATGTATCAAGACAACCTTGGATGATTGGGTATTctgaatgataaaattattagaaaTATTGAATTTTTTTGTCAGGTATATACATATCCTGGAACGCTTATTGGAACCCGAGCGAGCAATTATCTTTCGGGTGCCTTGGGTCGATGACAGGGGAGAGACCCATGTTAACCGAGGCTTTCGAGTGCAGTTTAGCCAGGCACTGGGTCCATGTAGGGGCGGTCTTCGTTTTCATCCATCGATGACCTTAAGTATTGCAAAATTTCTAGGTTTTGAACAGGTAAAGTATTTGTGTTATTTGGTTCTGTCCTATTGGATGGTGCTGCTCTTAGAATCAATATAGCCAGCAGTTTAGGATCTTGCTGTTTAACTGTTTCCTCCTCTTGGTGTTCTCTTGGGGTCCTTGTAGAGCTATATCACTTTTGATGTTTGTATTTACCTTTTTGTTGGCAGTTGGAACCATGTTTGACTAATTGAGAATTTTGGTTGATTGCTTGCTGTGTATTACCTGGCGTTGCCAACTATTGACATTTTCTGTTTCTTCAGGCCTTAAAGAATGCTTTATCACCATATAAGCTTGGAGGTGCTGGAGGAGGAAGTGACTTTGATCCAAAGGGGAAAAGTGAGGCTGAGGTAACTCTTACTTTGAGGTCTGCTTTGCAAAGTTATCTTGTCTACATTTTAGGTCAATTTGACAAGTATATGACAAACTTGCAGATCATGCGATTTTGTCAAA comes from the Musa acuminata AAA Group cultivar baxijiao chromosome BXJ2-8, Cavendish_Baxijiao_AAA, whole genome shotgun sequence genome and includes:
- the LOC103993783 gene encoding uncharacterized protein LOC103993783 isoform X1 → MNSTIDEITLLHQAQARAPSHHMVMRGIGEEIDLEIGPGDDDPSFSSTTLVGVTTHEPVAPEEQEDHKQLLLSSQAPGEGQPLLVKAPQGKRKKKVVKKWREEWADTYKWAYVDVHEGTPRVFCSICREYGRKHRRNPYGNEGSRNMQMSALEEHNNSLLHKEALRLQMASKDKGVPVIERPVYVKALMSKSASSILESVLRRDPHEVEFIQCVQEVVHSLEPVLVKNTQYIHILERLLEPERAIIFRVPWVDDRGETHVNRGFRVQFSQALGPCRGGLRFHPSMTLSIAKFLGFEQALKNALSPYKLGGAGGGSDFDPKGKSEAEIMRFCQSFMDELHKYLGPDQDLPAEDLGVGPREMGYLFGQYKRLTGHFQGSFTGPKIFWSGYSLRTEATGYGLVFFARLILAEMNKELKGLRCIVSGSGKLAMHVLEKLLSCGAIPITISDSKGYLLDEDGFDYVKISLLRDIKVQQRSLRDYVKSNPRAKYFEDAKPWSEQCDIAFPCASQNEIDQPDAIALVNSGCRLLIEGSNMPCTSQAIDILRKSKVLVAPAKAASAGGQVAVGELELSNECNLMQWSAEDFEAKLQDMMKQTYERSLKTASEYGYLKDNPEALVHGGNICAFLNLAHAMIDQGCV
- the LOC103993783 gene encoding uncharacterized protein LOC103993783 isoform X2 yields the protein MNSTIDEITLLHQAQARAPSHHMVMRGIGEEIDLEIGPGDDDPSFSSTTLVGVTTHEPVAPEEQEDHKQLLLSSQAPGEGQPLLVKAPQGKRKKKVVKKWREEWADTYKWAYVDVHEGTPRVFCSICREYGRKHRRNPYGNEGSRNMQMSALEEHNNSLLHKEALRLQMASKDKGVPVIERPVYVKALMSKSASSILESVLRRDPHEVEFIQCVQEVVHSLEPVLVKNTQYIHILERLLEPERAIIFRVPWVDDRGETHVNRGFRVQFSQALGPCRGGLRFHPSMTLSIAKFLGFEQALKNALSPYKLGGAGGGSDFDPKGKSEAEIMRFCQSFMDELHKYLGPDQDLPAEDLGVGPREMGYLFGQYKRLTGHFQGSFTGPKIFWSGYSLRTEATGYGLVFFARLILAEMNKELKGLRCIVSGSGKLAMHVLEKLLSCGAIPITISDSKGYLLDEDGFDYVKISLLRDIKVQQRSLRDYVKSNPRAKYFEDAKPWSEQCDIAFPCASQNEIDQPDAIALVNSGCRLLIEGSNMPCTSQAIDILRKSKVLVAPAKAASAGGVAVGELELSNECNLMQWSAEDFEAKLQDMMKQTYERSLKTASEYGYLKDNPEALVHGGNICAFLNLAHAMIDQGCV